A genome region from Polypterus senegalus isolate Bchr_013 chromosome 7, ASM1683550v1, whole genome shotgun sequence includes the following:
- the LOC120532975 gene encoding UDP-glucuronosyltransferase 2A2-like isoform X1, producing MPPPRFSLTTLLVLLACGSQLVTAGKILIWPGDYSHWISLQAVTESLVARGHAVTVLVHSATKFVKHQESAGYDVEVFDVSFTSQEVDGLLEQMLSVNVYEYSSLSYWQLLSRNSGIMHNFTALHKHVCDGLFGNRALLEKLRASRFDVLLSDPVFFCSELIAVKFGIPFIYTLRFSMAYTIERLCGQMPAPPSFVPAVPTLYTDKMSFLQRSVNFFSFMAQDVLFTTMGSWNWNAYYSDMLGRPTSLCEMMGKAEIWLIRTYWDFEFPRPYLPNFQFVGGLHCRPAKPLPEDMEEFVQSSGDHGIVVLTFGSMIKNLTREKANLIASALGQIPQKVLWRYSGETPETLAPNTRQYNWIPQNDLLGHPKTRAFITHGGTNGIYEAIYHGIPMVGIPMFGDQPDNMVHMKAKGAAVVVNFNTMTSQDLVDALNTVINNPTYKESAMKLSRIHHDQPVKPLDTAVFWIEFVMRHKGAKHLRPAAHNLTWYQYHCLDVIAFLLVCILTSVIITYKCCIFCFRKCCKRSVKKSKRE from the exons ATGCCGCCTCCACGTTTCTCTCTCACGACTCTTCTCGTACTGTTGGCCTGTGGTTCGCAGCTTGTCACAGCTGGTAAAATACTGATATGGCCCGGGGACTATAGCCACTGGATCAGCTTGCAAGCCGTTACCGAATCGCTGGTTGCAAGAGGCCATGCGGTGACCGTTTTAGTTCACTCCGCCACCAAGTTTGTGAAGCACCAGGAAAGCGCGGGGTACGATGTGGAAGTGTTCGATGTCTCCTTCACAAGCCAGGAGGTGGATGGCCTTCTGGAGCAGATGCTGTCGGTCAACGTGTACGAATATTCATCGCTGTCATACTGGCAGCTGCTGTCAAGAAATAGCGGCATCATGCACAACTTCACGGCGCTACACAAACACGTCTGCGATGGCTTGTTCGGGAACCGCGCCCTGCTGGAGAAGCTGCGCGCCTCTCGCTTCGACGTGCTGCTTTCCGACCCGGTCTTCTTTTGCAGCGAGTTGATTGCAGTTAAATTCGGTATCCCGTTCATCTACACCCTGCGCTTCTCGATGGCCTACACGATCGAGCGACTGTGCGGCCAGATGCCGGCGCCACCGTCCTTCGTGCCGGCTGTTCCCACACTTTACACGGACAAAATGAGTTTTCTACAGCGGTCCGTCAACTTTTTCTCCTTCATGGCTCAGGATGTCCTGTTCACGACGATGGGCTCATGGAACTGGAACGCATACTACAGTGACATGTTGG GGAGACCCACCAGCCTCTGTGAAATGATGgggaaggctgaaatctggctgATAAGAACATACTGGGACTTTGAATTTCCGAGACCTTATCTTCCTAATTTTCAGTTTGTTGGAGGACTTCACTGTAGGCCAGCCAAGCCTTTGCCTGAG gatATGGAGGAATTTGTTCAAAGTTCTGGAGATCACGGCATCGTGGTGCTCACTTTTGGCTCAATGATTAAAAATCTCACCAGGGAAAAGGCAAACTTGATAGCATCAGCTCTAGGGCAAATACCTCAGAAG GTTCTGTGGAGGTACAGCGGTGAGACTCCAGAAACATTGGCCCCCAACACTCGGCAGTATAATTGGATCCCCCAAAATGACCTTCTCG GTCATCCAAAAACAAGGGCTTTCATCACCCATGGAGGAACAAATGGTATTTATGAAGCTATTTACCATGGCATTCCAATGGTTGGCATTCCAATGTTTGGAGATCAGCCTGATAATATGGTTCACATGAAAGCTAAAGGCGCAGCAGTTGTTGTCAACTTCAACACCATGACAAGTCAAGATTTGGTAGATGCCTTAAATACTGTGATAAACAATCCAAC GTATAAAGAAAGTGCTATGAAGCTGTCCAGGATACACCATGACCAGCCAGTGAAACCTTTGGACACAGCTGTGTTTTGGATTGAGTTTGTAATGCGCCATAAGGGAGCCAAGCACCTGAGGCCTGCAGCTCACAACCTCACGTGGTACCAGTACCACTGCCTGGATGTGATTGCATTCCTTTTAGTTTGCATTCTTACTTCAGTGATTATCACGTACAAATGTTGCATTTTCTGTTTCCGAAAATGCTGCAAGAGGTCAGTGAAAAAAAGTAAACGTGAGTGA